The Chloroflexota bacterium genome includes the window TCAAACAGCAAATTGCCGCCGGGGTGGTGGACATTCCCGCCGACGGCCTGATGCCCGCCGAGCAGTTGGCGGCCATTCGCAAGGCCTCACTCAAACTGATGGAAGAGGCGCGAAAGTGTTTGCGGGAGCAACTGCTGCCAAAGCTCCGCGACTCCGGCATTCAAATTCTGAATTACGAAGAACTGAACGACAAGCAAAAGGCCAACGTCAAAGATTATTTTGACGAGGTGATCTTCCCGGTGCTCACCCCGCTGGCGTTCGACCCGGGCCGCCCCTTTCCTCACATCTCTAACCTTAGCCTGAATATCGCCGTTCTCATCCGGGGCAAAAAGAACGGAGAACATTTTGCCCGGCTGAAAGTGCCGGGAACCCTGCCCCGCCTGGTGCCCATCAAACGATCGTCAGGCGGGACTCGCAAAGACGGCACCGTGCCTTACAACCATTACTTTGTGTGGCTGGAGCAGGTGATCGCCGCCCACCTCGACGCCCTCTTCCCCGGCATGAAGGTCGTCGAGGCGCATTCCTTCCGCGTCATCCGCGACGCCGACACCACCATTCAGGAACTCGAAGCGTCCGATCTGCTGGAATCCATTGAGCAAAGCGTTCGCCAGCGCCGTTTCGGCTCGGTGGTGCGAGTCACCCTCCACGAGACCATGCCCGATCACATCCGAAACATTTTGATCGAGAACCTGGAGCTGGAGCGCAACGACATCTACATTACCGAAGGGCCGTTGGACTTGAGCAGTCTGATGAGTCTATACAGCATTGATCGTTATGACTTGAAAGAGACGCCCTTCGTGCCCGCCGTCCCGCCGTCGCTGGACGGCAAGCTGGCCGACGGCAACATTTTCGCCGCCATTCGACGGGGCGACATTTTACTGCACCACCCCTTCGACTCGTTTATGCCAGTGGTCGAGTTTATGCAAACCGCCGCCGGCGATGCGGACGTGTTGGCGATCAAGCAAACGCTCTATCGGGTGGGCCGCAACTCGCCGGTGGTCGAAGCGCTTCTGCAAGCCAGCGAGGAAGGCAAGCAGGTGGCGGTGCTGGTGGAACTCAAGGCGCGGTTCGACGAAGAGAGCAACATCACCTGGGCCAAAAAACTTGAAGCCGAGGGTGTCCACGTCGTTTATGGCTTGCTGGGGCTGAAGACGCACTCCAAGATCGCGCTGGTGGTTCGCAAAGAGGGCGAAGGCATTCGCCGCTACGTTCACCTGGCAACCGGCAACTACAACACGGTGACGGCGCAGTCCTACACCGACCTGGGCCTCTTCACCGCCGACGAAGACATTGGGGCCGACGCCACCAATCTGTTCAACTACCTCACCGGCTACTCCGAGAAGAAAGACTACCGCAAACTGCTGGTCGCGCCCATCAACCTGCGCTCGCGCATGGAAGAATTGATCAAGCGCGAGATCGAGCAGGCGCGCAAAGGCGAGAAGGGCCACCTGATCTTCAAGATGAATGCCCTGGTGGACAAGCCGATGATTCAGTTGCTCTACCAGGCTTCGCAGGCCGGGGTGAAGGTGGATTTGCTGGTGCGCGGCATTTGCTGTTTGCGGCCCGGCATAACGGGAGTAAGCGACAACATCCGGGTCACCAGCGTGGTAGGCCGCTTCCTTGAACACAGCCGCATCTTCTATTTCCGCAACGGCGGGGCCGAGGAGATTTACGTGGGGAGCGCCGACCTGATGCCGCGCAACATTGACCGGCGGGTGGAAGTGCTCTTCCCGATCCAGGGCCAGCAATTGATTCGTCATGTGCGCGACGAAATTCTGGAAACGTACCTGAACGACAACGCCTCGGCCCGCCGCCTTCTGCCTGACGGCAGTTATGAGCGTCTGAAACCGGGGAAACAAGGGCCGCTCGCCAGCCAGGGCTGGTTCATCAACCGGCGGCCATTGCCGGTCAAAAAATAGGGGCGCTGTGACCGCGCCCCTACTCTGTCTTTCGGCTCCGGCTGGCTCGCACGATTTCGGCGAGCAAACTTTCTTCGTGCCAGCCGCTCACCTGGCTGGCCGGAACACCCATCTTATCCAACAACGCCTGCAAGATGCGGCGGGCCAGGATCGAGCGGTTCGCCAGCTCGTAGCGGCGGCGGAGGAAATCTTCGGCTATTTCGATCTCGTGGCCGCTCAACCGTTCGACAGGCAATCCGGCCACTGCTGCTGAGGCCGACCCGGCCACCACCGACAACGGCGGCTTGACCGTCAAACTTTCCAGCGTGATAGCCGCCCGATCATGCACCACCAACGTTCCCGCCGCCAGGTCGCCCAGTCGCCGCGATTGCTCGTTGATGAACATCGTCACCACGCCCACGCCGTAGTAGGCGGGCAAGAAATCCACCAGGCGGACGAGATTGCGGATGATTGACTCGGTGAGCGTGAGCGGAGTGCCATCCGTCCTGATCACGCGCAGGCCCACCCAGCGCTTGCCGGGCGACTGGCCGTTCCAGAGCATTTCGAAGAGGATGTAGTAGCCCCAGAGGAAGGCAAACGAGATGAGGCCGAAGATGGCTATCAACCAGGCAACTACCGGGCTTTCAGTGTCCAGCCGATCTACGAAAAAGAGTCTGGCGAACAGGATTAACGCCAGCAGGACAATGATCTGCAAAACGAAAATGATCAGCGTGTCCACCAGCGCCGCCAGAAAGCGCGACCCGATGCCGGCCACTTTGTAGCCAAAGGCCACGTTCTCCGGCGTCTCAATGCTCAAATAATCTTCAGGCTGTCCGTTCGACATCATCACTCCATCTATGCAACCCGATCAATTTCTTCAATCTCGTCAGGCGAATTGGAAAGCCCTCACTCAACTGCTCGACCAAAGTCAGAGCGGCGTCGAGCGGCTGTCCACCGAAGACATCAACCAGTTGGGCCGTCTCTACCGCGCCGCCACTTCCGATTTAGCAGTGGCCCAGCGCGATTTTCCCAACCAGAGGGTGACTGCGTATTTGAATCAACTGGTGGCCCGCGCCCACTCGGTGCTTTATCGCAGTGAGCCGTTATCGTTCAAACGCCTCTTGCATTTTGCCACAACGGGCTTCCCGCGCGCTTACCGCGAAACCTGGGTGTTCACGCTCACGGCGGCGCTGTTGCTAATTATACCGGCGCTGGCGGCGGGCATTAGCACCGCCCTCGAACCGGCCAGCGCCCGCTGGCTTCTGCCGCCCGAAGCGCAATATCTGATCCCGGCCATCGAAAAGCAGGAGTTGTGGGTTGACATCCCGATTGAAGAGCGGCCTTACGCTTCCTCTTTCATCATGCGCAACAACATTCAGGTGGCCTTTCTGGCGTTCGGCGGCGGCATGTTAGCCGGCCTGTTCACAGTGTGGGCGATGATCTTCAACGGCCTGATTCTCGGCGGGCTGACCGGCCTGACGACGCATTACGGCGTGGGCTTCGAGTTGTGGACGTTCGTCATCGGGCATGGCGTGATCGAGTTGAGCGTGATTTTTGTGGCCGGTGGATCGGGCCTGACGCTGGGCTGGGCGATTCTTCAGCCGGGACTGTTGCGCCGCCGCGACGCTTTAGCCGTCGCCGCCGGAAAAGCCGTGCGCCTGGTCATTGGCTGTGTGCCGCTGTTGGTGCTGGCCGGGACGATTGAGGGCTTCATCTCGCCAGCCGAAAACATTCCCTGGCCGATCAAATGGGCGGTTGGGTTGGGGAGCGGGGTGTTGTTGTATGGGTATTGGCTGAGAGGGGGGAGGAACAAATCACAACCTCGCCCTCGCCTTCAACTCCAAATACCGGTTGATCACTGAAATCGAAAGCTGGTTGGCCGGCACATCCAGCGCCTGCACGCCTTGCCGCCTCAAGGTGTCGAGCGTCACTTGCCGCTCGTCGAGCAGTTGCTCTGCCGCCGCGCGCTGGTACACGGCCACTGAGCTTTGTGGTCGTTGCCGGGCTGCCGCGTGAACGTCGGGGTCGCTGATGGTGACGACGAGCGGCAGACTGCGCCGGGCCAGCACCGACACGTGCGCGACCAACGACTGCATACTCAAGCCTCCACTCAAGTCGGTAAAAATCACAACCAGCGACCGCTTGCGTTGTTTGAGCGCCAGGTAACTGAGCGCGCGCCGGTAATCCGGCTCCACTGGCTCGGCCTCCACCGCGTACAGCAATTCGAGCATCCGGTAAAACTGCCCCCGGCCCTGCTTCGGGCTGATGAAACGGGAAACGTCGTCGGCGAATGTCATCAGGCCGATCTTGTCGCCCTTGCCGGTGGCAACGTAGGCCAACAGCAGAACGGCGTTCACCACGTAATCCAGCTTAGCGATGTTGGCGACCGGGCTTTGCATCATGCGGCCCGTGTCCAGCACGGCGATCACGTTCTGACTGCGCTCGGTTTGATACTCGACGGTGACGGGCCGGTTGCGGCGGGC containing:
- the ppk1 gene encoding polyphosphate kinase 1, with translation MAETAEKPMEKISLDDPQLYINRELSSLEFFRRVLEEAQDEKNPLLERVKFLAIVGSNLDEFFMVRVAGLKQQIAAGVVDIPADGLMPAEQLAAIRKASLKLMEEARKCLREQLLPKLRDSGIQILNYEELNDKQKANVKDYFDEVIFPVLTPLAFDPGRPFPHISNLSLNIAVLIRGKKNGEHFARLKVPGTLPRLVPIKRSSGGTRKDGTVPYNHYFVWLEQVIAAHLDALFPGMKVVEAHSFRVIRDADTTIQELEASDLLESIEQSVRQRRFGSVVRVTLHETMPDHIRNILIENLELERNDIYITEGPLDLSSLMSLYSIDRYDLKETPFVPAVPPSLDGKLADGNIFAAIRRGDILLHHPFDSFMPVVEFMQTAAGDADVLAIKQTLYRVGRNSPVVEALLQASEEGKQVAVLVELKARFDEESNITWAKKLEAEGVHVVYGLLGLKTHSKIALVVRKEGEGIRRYVHLATGNYNTVTAQSYTDLGLFTADEDIGADATNLFNYLTGYSEKKDYRKLLVAPINLRSRMEELIKREIEQARKGEKGHLIFKMNALVDKPMIQLLYQASQAGVKVDLLVRGICCLRPGITGVSDNIRVTSVVGRFLEHSRIFYFRNGGAEEIYVGSADLMPRNIDRRVEVLFPIQGQQLIRHVRDEILETYLNDNASARRLLPDGSYERLKPGKQGPLASQGWFINRRPLPVKK
- a CDS encoding RDD family protein, which codes for MSNGQPEDYLSIETPENVAFGYKVAGIGSRFLAALVDTLIIFVLQIIVLLALILFARLFFVDRLDTESPVVAWLIAIFGLISFAFLWGYYILFEMLWNGQSPGKRWVGLRVIRTDGTPLTLTESIIRNLVRLVDFLPAYYGVGVVTMFINEQSRRLGDLAAGTLVVHDRAAITLESLTVKPPLSVVAGSASAAVAGLPVERLSGHEIEIAEDFLRRRYELANRSILARRILQALLDKMGVPASQVSGWHEESLLAEIVRASRSRKTE
- a CDS encoding stage II sporulation protein M, producing MQPDQFLQSRQANWKALTQLLDQSQSGVERLSTEDINQLGRLYRAATSDLAVAQRDFPNQRVTAYLNQLVARAHSVLYRSEPLSFKRLLHFATTGFPRAYRETWVFTLTAALLLIIPALAAGISTALEPASARWLLPPEAQYLIPAIEKQELWVDIPIEERPYASSFIMRNNIQVAFLAFGGGMLAGLFTVWAMIFNGLILGGLTGLTTHYGVGFELWTFVIGHGVIELSVIFVAGGSGLTLGWAILQPGLLRRRDALAVAAGKAVRLVIGCVPLLVLAGTIEGFISPAENIPWPIKWAVGLGSGVLLYGYWLRGGRNKSQPRPRLQLQIPVDH
- a CDS encoding DUF58 domain-containing protein; this translates as MLPTTRGILLLLLAAPIIAAGTWAPALQWVAGLYVLLCLALLAFDWRLAESIRRFEVTRRHDTKLNLGANNLIELSVRNRSRRPAVFWLRDEPPDTFEIESRLFAGMAAAQSAWRGQYHVRPLRRGDYRFGDLNLRWNGPLGLMTRQARVEAAGPVKVYPNLLDVRRYDLLLRRNRLQELGLRHARMFGEGTEFERLREYLPDDEFRRINWKATARRNRPVTVEYQTERSQNVIAVLDTGRMMQSPVANIAKLDYVVNAVLLLAYVATGKGDKIGLMTFADDVSRFISPKQGRGQFYRMLELLYAVEAEPVEPDYRRALSYLALKQRKRSLVVIFTDLSGGLSMQSLVAHVSVLARRSLPLVVTISDPDVHAAARQRPQSSVAVYQRAAAEQLLDERQVTLDTLRRQGVQALDVPANQLSISVINRYLELKARARL